A part of Prosthecobacter sp. SYSU 5D2 genomic DNA contains:
- a CDS encoding Gfo/Idh/MocA family oxidoreductase encodes MQPTIQIALVGAGMFGGDVHLRAYADLQRFGIAGQLARVGLDKHARDLAPVKFDLVAVATRSEKSAHKSAAAFKEWTGHEPKAYFGDAPWDDILRDFPDLDVLAVATPDHLHTQPILAALAKGVHVLTEKPMCLSIQESDEIIAAAKEKNCVVAVDMHKRYDPDHLRIRDDIQNRIGEPLYGTAYLEEPLEVSTSTFKWVESSDPFSYVGPHWTDLIWSYYKSKPVSLTAVGQKKRLIRDGINAYDAVQVRVDFENGMSICFNNNWITPADFEGPVNQGHEIVGADGKVESDQQYRGFRWWNQGGGSRTSNNHFTRDVTRPDGSKGYIGYGVDSLTVGLVAISRIKFAGESRDAVAELYPTAEEARITCALVDAAAKVRDLNFKYLNEGKGATVTARFGDDGITIVDPNRFADGVDAVFEKIYDRPL; translated from the coding sequence ATGCAACCAACCATTCAGATTGCCCTCGTCGGTGCCGGTATGTTCGGCGGAGATGTCCATTTACGTGCTTACGCTGATTTGCAACGCTTCGGCATCGCCGGGCAGCTGGCGCGGGTGGGACTGGACAAGCATGCGCGTGATCTGGCTCCAGTGAAATTTGACCTGGTGGCGGTGGCCACCCGGTCTGAGAAATCGGCGCATAAATCGGCGGCGGCCTTTAAAGAATGGACGGGGCATGAACCCAAGGCGTACTTTGGCGATGCTCCCTGGGACGATATCTTGCGGGACTTTCCAGATCTGGATGTGCTGGCGGTAGCCACCCCGGACCATCTGCATACGCAGCCGATCCTGGCCGCGCTGGCCAAGGGAGTGCATGTGCTGACGGAGAAGCCGATGTGCCTGAGCATCCAGGAATCCGATGAGATCATCGCGGCGGCGAAGGAGAAGAACTGCGTGGTGGCGGTGGACATGCACAAGCGCTATGACCCGGATCATCTGCGCATCCGTGATGACATCCAAAACCGCATTGGCGAGCCGCTTTATGGCACCGCCTATCTGGAAGAGCCGCTGGAGGTGAGCACGAGCACGTTTAAGTGGGTGGAGTCCTCCGATCCTTTCAGCTATGTGGGCCCGCACTGGACGGACCTGATCTGGTCCTATTATAAATCCAAGCCTGTGAGCCTGACCGCTGTTGGGCAGAAGAAGCGTCTGATCCGCGACGGCATCAATGCTTATGATGCGGTGCAGGTGCGGGTGGACTTTGAAAACGGCATGAGCATCTGCTTCAACAACAACTGGATCACGCCGGCGGACTTTGAAGGCCCGGTGAACCAGGGCCATGAGATCGTGGGAGCCGATGGTAAGGTGGAAAGCGACCAGCAGTACCGCGGCTTCCGCTGGTGGAACCAGGGCGGCGGCTCCCGGACGAGCAACAACCACTTCACCCGTGATGTGACCCGCCCGGACGGCAGCAAGGGCTACATCGGTTATGGCGTGGACAGCCTCACCGTCGGCCTGGTGGCGATCAGCCGGATCAAGTTTGCGGGTGAGAGCCGCGATGCGGTGGCGGAACTTTATCCGACTGCGGAAGAAGCGCGCATCACTTGTGCCCTGGTGGATGCGGCGGCGAAAGTGCGTGATCTGAACTTTAAGTATCTGAACGAAGGGAAGGGAGCCACAGTGACGGCACGCTTCGGTGATGATGGCATCACCATTGTGGACCCAAACCGCTTCGCCGACGGTGTGGATGCGGTGTTTGAAAAGATCTACGACCGTCCGCTGTAA
- a CDS encoding TonB-dependent receptor, giving the protein MEKTFFATSLLLLAGLLHLQAAEPAPAAPSLPLGAENAASQNNDPPVLPEVVVTATRSATEAIKVPSQVRQLSRVELQERQVRTLPEALKELPGVHVQKTANAQGSPYIRGFTGFRNLALIDGIRFNNSTFREGPNQYWNTIDSYAIDRIELVPGQGSVLYGSDAIGGTLNLFTKSSGFRDEAAGFFFHGLSAYRGATAEESNIGRQEFQFGEGGRWGLHLGASLKSFGDVHAAGLGDQPETGYDEWAYDMRLDVALDANWTLTAVHQQLRQNDAWRTHQTVKGVSWHGTTVGTDLKRAYDQERSLSYVRLEGQDLDNLLGFIDAASFTVSLQSANEYEHRIRTNRTDYSQVELRTLGFDLQFESQTPLGRFLYGVDYYRDDVSSGSQRYNVNGTLNSIGVQGPVGDDSSYDLLGAYLNYEVDLGSRFHLFLGARQTYAAADIGRYADPSTPQRVDSYDDSWSNFSASGRIVVDLDTKDQFKVFAGVSQGFRAPNLSDLSRLDTALSGETELPSPGLDPEQFINYEMGLKADTRHFSGSLSYFYTQIDDMIIRRPIGGNAAIKSNAGEGFIHGVELAGEVRFNDNWSVFGHVTWTEGEVDQFPRANDPTVRREPASRVVPWMGRAGIRWNSSNRRVWAELVSLSHSQYDNLTSGDKRDTQRVPADGNPSFNIVTLRGGWQITENIGVTLALENLLDEEYRYAGSGSNEPGFGLVAGATIRF; this is encoded by the coding sequence ATGGAAAAGACATTTTTTGCAACCTCGCTTTTGCTTCTTGCCGGACTTCTGCATTTGCAGGCAGCAGAACCGGCTCCAGCCGCCCCCTCGCTGCCACTTGGAGCTGAAAACGCTGCATCACAAAACAATGACCCGCCCGTCCTGCCAGAGGTGGTCGTGACGGCAACACGCAGTGCGACGGAAGCCATCAAGGTGCCGTCCCAGGTCCGCCAGCTTAGCCGGGTGGAACTTCAAGAGCGGCAGGTGCGCACCCTGCCGGAGGCATTGAAGGAACTGCCGGGTGTGCATGTGCAAAAAACGGCCAATGCCCAGGGGTCTCCTTACATCCGCGGTTTCACCGGCTTCCGCAACCTGGCCCTCATTGACGGCATCCGTTTTAACAACTCCACGTTCAGGGAGGGGCCTAACCAATATTGGAACACGATTGATTCCTATGCCATTGACCGCATTGAACTGGTGCCGGGGCAGGGGTCTGTGCTTTACGGGAGCGATGCCATCGGCGGCACGCTGAACCTCTTCACCAAAAGCTCCGGCTTCCGTGATGAAGCTGCGGGTTTCTTCTTCCATGGGCTGAGCGCCTACCGCGGCGCCACCGCTGAGGAGAGCAACATCGGGCGTCAGGAGTTCCAGTTTGGTGAAGGCGGCCGCTGGGGGCTGCATCTGGGGGCCAGCCTGAAATCCTTTGGCGATGTGCACGCTGCCGGCCTGGGTGACCAGCCGGAAACGGGGTATGATGAGTGGGCCTATGATATGCGCCTGGATGTCGCCCTGGATGCCAACTGGACCCTCACCGCCGTCCACCAGCAGCTCCGCCAGAATGATGCCTGGCGCACTCACCAGACCGTCAAAGGCGTGTCCTGGCATGGCACTACGGTGGGGACAGATCTCAAGCGTGCCTATGACCAGGAGCGCAGTCTTTCCTATGTCCGCCTGGAAGGGCAGGATCTGGACAATCTCCTGGGCTTTATTGATGCCGCGAGTTTCACCGTCTCCCTGCAGAGTGCCAATGAGTATGAACACCGCATCCGCACCAACCGGACTGACTATTCTCAGGTCGAGCTGCGGACGCTTGGCTTCGATCTGCAGTTCGAAAGCCAGACCCCCTTGGGGCGATTCCTCTATGGGGTGGACTACTATCGGGATGACGTCAGCAGCGGCAGCCAGCGATATAATGTGAATGGCACGCTGAACTCCATCGGTGTCCAAGGACCCGTGGGCGATGACTCCAGCTATGATCTCCTCGGGGCCTATCTGAACTACGAGGTTGATCTGGGCTCACGCTTTCACCTCTTCCTGGGTGCACGGCAAACGTATGCTGCGGCTGACATAGGCCGCTACGCAGACCCATCCACACCGCAGAGGGTGGATTCATACGACGACAGCTGGAGCAACTTCTCCGCCAGTGGCCGTATCGTGGTGGATCTGGATACGAAGGACCAGTTCAAGGTTTTTGCCGGTGTTTCCCAAGGGTTCCGTGCGCCCAACCTGTCTGATCTTTCACGCCTGGACACTGCCCTGAGTGGCGAGACGGAACTGCCCTCTCCGGGCCTCGATCCTGAGCAGTTCATTAATTATGAAATGGGGCTGAAGGCGGACACCCGGCACTTCAGCGGCAGCCTGAGCTATTTCTACACCCAGATTGATGACATGATCATCCGGCGTCCCATCGGGGGAAATGCGGCGATCAAGTCCAATGCAGGGGAAGGGTTCATCCACGGCGTTGAACTGGCGGGTGAAGTCCGCTTCAACGACAACTGGTCTGTCTTTGGCCACGTGACCTGGACGGAAGGGGAGGTGGACCAGTTTCCGCGCGCCAATGACCCCACGGTGCGCCGTGAACCCGCCAGCCGTGTGGTGCCCTGGATGGGCCGTGCAGGCATCCGCTGGAACAGCAGCAACCGCCGGGTCTGGGCGGAGCTGGTTAGCCTGTCGCACTCCCAGTATGACAATCTGACTTCCGGCGACAAACGCGACACTCAGCGGGTGCCTGCGGATGGCAATCCGAGCTTTAACATCGTCACCCTGCGTGGCGGCTGGCAGATCACCGAAAACATTGGCGTGACGCTGGCCCTGGAAAACCTGCTGGATGAAGAATATCGCTACGCCGGGTCCGGGAGCAATGAACCGGGCTTTGGCCTGGTGGCCGGGGCGACGATCCGGTTTTAA
- a CDS encoding sugar phosphate isomerase/epimerase family protein, whose amino-acid sequence MTSAPHSRRHFLQIATAALAASATGLRAADAEPLFKISLAEWSLNKGMFKREGAEPLEHLDFCKIARSLGIDGVEYVNQMFADKAGDLAYLEDMKKRQDDEGVKGLLIMVDREGNLGDPDEAKQAKTVENHLKWLDAAALLGCHSIRVNAASDPKLAYDEQMKHAAAGLHALCLEADKRGLYVVVENHGGLSSNGLWLTGVMKLADHARVGILPDFGNFYTDRNKGELYNPYKGLREFMPWVKKGMSAKAYDWDTGAGKHYTEDRREGREMTLDYQRLIEIVVKAGYKGYIGIEYEGVKHTEIEGIKRTKQALEELRAAMS is encoded by the coding sequence ATGACCTCAGCCCCGCACTCACGCCGACATTTCCTCCAGATTGCCACCGCAGCTCTGGCAGCCTCCGCCACCGGACTGCGCGCCGCAGACGCAGAACCGCTATTTAAGATCTCGCTGGCGGAGTGGTCGCTGAACAAAGGCATGTTCAAGCGTGAGGGTGCCGAACCGCTGGAGCATCTGGATTTCTGCAAAATCGCCCGCAGCCTTGGCATTGACGGGGTGGAGTATGTGAACCAGATGTTTGCCGACAAGGCAGGGGACCTGGCCTATCTGGAGGACATGAAAAAACGCCAGGATGATGAAGGCGTGAAGGGGCTGCTCATCATGGTGGACCGTGAAGGAAACCTGGGAGATCCTGATGAAGCCAAGCAGGCGAAGACCGTGGAAAATCATCTGAAGTGGCTGGATGCTGCGGCCCTGCTGGGCTGCCATAGCATCCGCGTGAACGCCGCCAGCGACCCCAAGCTGGCGTATGATGAGCAGATGAAGCACGCGGCCGCCGGTCTGCATGCGCTGTGTCTGGAGGCTGACAAACGCGGACTTTATGTCGTGGTCGAGAACCATGGCGGACTTTCCAGCAACGGCCTCTGGCTGACGGGGGTGATGAAGCTGGCGGATCACGCTCGTGTGGGCATTCTTCCCGACTTCGGCAATTTTTACACCGACCGCAACAAAGGTGAGTTGTACAATCCCTACAAGGGGCTGCGTGAGTTCATGCCCTGGGTGAAAAAAGGCATGAGCGCCAAGGCCTATGACTGGGACACCGGGGCCGGGAAGCATTACACCGAGGACAGGCGTGAAGGCCGCGAGATGACCCTGGACTACCAGAGGCTGATCGAGATCGTGGTCAAAGCCGGCTACAAAGGTTACATTGGAATTGAATACGAAGGGGTGAAACATACCGAAATCGAGGGGATCAAGCGCACGAAACAGGCGCTGGAAGAGCTCCGTGCAGCGATGAGCTGA
- a CDS encoding type II secretion system protein — protein sequence MKFRSSHSRNIGFTLVEAIFTIAIIGIMASLAISAISNGARDSFRIVARQQQAAVQEALNAWVMSQSRVTVNGVETAQVQSLESIRNTYNSLKVTSARFDKIKQAGFLDPATIEHFDVYSKDQGTDRLKTAALEGSRQYLSMPDWQPNAEPRVELIDE from the coding sequence ATGAAATTCAGGTCTTCCCACTCCCGGAATATCGGCTTCACTCTTGTGGAAGCTATATTTACCATCGCTATTATTGGCATCATGGCATCTCTTGCGATCAGTGCCATTTCAAATGGAGCCCGGGATTCCTTTCGCATTGTCGCCCGGCAACAGCAGGCTGCGGTGCAAGAAGCCCTCAATGCCTGGGTGATGTCGCAATCGCGAGTCACCGTCAACGGAGTAGAAACCGCCCAGGTGCAATCCCTGGAATCCATCCGCAACACTTACAATTCCCTTAAAGTCACCTCTGCCCGCTTTGATAAAATCAAACAAGCAGGCTTCCTGGATCCAGCCACCATCGAACATTTTGATGTGTATAGCAAAGACCAGGGAACTGACCGTCTCAAAACAGCAGCTCTGGAAGGTTCCAGACAATATCTGTCCATGCCCGACTGGCAGCCCAATGCCGAACCACGTGTGGAATTGATTGATGAATAA
- the smpB gene encoding SsrA-binding protein SmpB, with translation MTDEIATNRKALRDFHILERYEAGVELRGTEVKSIRLGKLNISDAFARVERGQVWLYNMDIQIYEKASFSQHEPRRTRRLLLHKREILKLFAHTQQKGLALPVLRAYWKESRVKIEIGVGKGKTKGDQREDLKEKAVKRETQKVVSSFNRKHG, from the coding sequence ATGACCGATGAAATTGCCACCAACCGCAAAGCGCTCCGGGATTTTCACATTCTGGAGCGTTATGAAGCGGGTGTGGAACTCCGGGGCACGGAGGTGAAATCCATCCGCCTCGGCAAGCTGAACATCAGTGACGCCTTCGCCCGCGTGGAGCGCGGGCAGGTCTGGCTCTACAACATGGACATCCAGATCTATGAGAAGGCCAGCTTCAGCCAGCATGAGCCGCGCCGCACACGCCGCCTGCTGCTGCACAAGCGGGAGATCCTGAAGCTCTTTGCCCACACCCAGCAGAAGGGGCTGGCGCTGCCGGTGCTGCGTGCCTACTGGAAGGAATCCCGGGTCAAGATCGAGATCGGCGTCGGCAAGGGCAAGACCAAAGGGGACCAGCGCGAGGATCTCAAAGAAAAAGCCGTGAAGAGGGAGACTCAAAAAGTGGTGTCCAGCTTTAACCGCAAGCACGGCTGA
- a CDS encoding SET domain-containing protein-lysine N-methyltransferase — translation MPETTPQKWWIVRRSAIHQRGIFARADIPKGTPIIEYTGEKITKAESERRGNALAARAAKTGGAAVYIFTLNKTHDLDGSTASNTARLINHSCEPNCEAFISRGRIWIYAKHDIPAGEELSFNYGFGMDTWEDHPCRCGKPRCIGYILDEELWPKLRRILKAREAKKEKLAALEARAAELKQELEELDVSEPVPAQRKAAKKAKG, via the coding sequence ATGCCCGAAACTACTCCTCAAAAATGGTGGATCGTCCGCCGCTCCGCCATTCATCAGCGCGGCATCTTCGCCAGGGCGGACATCCCCAAAGGAACACCCATCATTGAATACACGGGTGAGAAGATCACCAAGGCGGAGAGCGAGCGGCGCGGCAATGCGCTGGCCGCGCGCGCCGCGAAGACGGGGGGGGCGGCGGTGTATATCTTCACGCTGAACAAGACCCATGACCTGGACGGCAGCACTGCCTCCAACACCGCCCGGTTGATCAATCACTCCTGTGAGCCTAACTGCGAGGCCTTCATCAGCCGGGGGCGCATCTGGATTTATGCCAAGCACGACATCCCTGCCGGGGAGGAGCTGTCTTTCAATTACGGCTTCGGCATGGATACCTGGGAAGACCATCCCTGCCGCTGCGGCAAGCCGAGATGCATTGGCTACATCCTGGATGAAGAGCTGTGGCCGAAGCTGCGGCGCATCTTGAAAGCACGTGAGGCCAAGAAGGAGAAACTGGCGGCGCTGGAGGCGCGTGCGGCTGAGCTTAAACAGGAGCTGGAGGAACTGGATGTATCCGAGCCAGTGCCCGCGCAGAGAAAAGCCGCAAAAAAGGCCAAGGGCTGA
- a CDS encoding prepilin-type N-terminal cleavage/methylation domain-containing protein has protein sequence MKNVNLKSSLKAGFSLVEMLVVIAIIGIIAAIAIPNIGSINDSAKQATAQRNAQSVASIMNAAIAAGYDPSSLTTPASVVSAAVTGVEPPSGPFKGKKFIVPNISAEDQTAAAVYLEYNDADKAVLYKADALAE, from the coding sequence ATGAAAAACGTCAATCTGAAATCCTCCCTCAAGGCTGGCTTCTCCCTCGTGGAAATGCTCGTCGTGATCGCCATCATCGGCATCATCGCCGCAATCGCCATCCCGAACATCGGTTCCATCAACGACAGCGCCAAGCAGGCCACCGCCCAGCGTAACGCCCAGTCCGTTGCTTCGATCATGAACGCCGCCATCGCTGCCGGTTATGACCCTTCCAGCCTCACCACCCCAGCCAGCGTCGTCAGCGCCGCTGTCACCGGTGTTGAGCCGCCTAGCGGCCCCTTCAAAGGCAAGAAGTTCATCGTCCCAAACATCTCTGCTGAAGACCAGACCGCCGCTGCCGTGTACCTCGAGTACAATGACGCAGACAAGGCAGTTCTCTACAAGGCTGACGCTCTGGCGGAATAA
- a CDS encoding DNA-directed RNA polymerase subunit omega — translation MKAELVEQALAVVKDPPILINMVSKRVKQLTSGRAPLVERRPGQREADTALLEIIQGKIKAEYHVAADA, via the coding sequence ATGAAAGCTGAACTCGTTGAACAAGCCCTCGCCGTTGTCAAAGATCCTCCGATCCTGATCAACATGGTCTCCAAGCGTGTCAAGCAGCTGACCTCCGGCCGTGCACCGCTCGTCGAGCGCCGTCCCGGTCAGCGCGAAGCCGATACTGCCCTGCTGGAAATCATCCAGGGCAAGATCAAGGCTGAGTATCACGTGGCTGCTGACGCCTAA
- a CDS encoding prepilin-type N-terminal cleavage/methylation domain-containing protein: MSQSGNIAGQSLAAPSLFVNGAGQAVMPFYRLSRVSKGGQEMPRRHSYDARGFSVTELVITIAILGVLAGVVIVSMTGTFGASQETLAKARVEMLNSALHRWAMAYPEMYFPASAGSINDELYVLRALQFRDPDENKAAIGSPFMPPEYNPRDSSSTEDYRIRWNGRIFELLRPGQQGTGLLMVFDASDITDPVTFAEDYKPGSF; this comes from the coding sequence ATGAGTCAATCTGGGAACATCGCAGGCCAGAGTCTGGCTGCCCCCTCGCTCTTTGTCAATGGAGCCGGGCAGGCGGTCATGCCCTTCTACAGGCTTTCGCGTGTTTCCAAGGGCGGACAAGAAATGCCCCGCCGTCATTCTTATGATGCCAGAGGCTTCTCAGTAACCGAACTGGTCATCACGATCGCCATTCTTGGGGTCCTCGCTGGAGTCGTCATTGTCAGCATGACCGGCACCTTTGGCGCCAGCCAGGAGACCCTGGCCAAAGCCCGTGTGGAAATGCTGAACTCCGCCCTCCACCGCTGGGCCATGGCCTACCCGGAGATGTATTTCCCGGCCAGTGCAGGCAGTATCAATGACGAGCTGTATGTCCTGCGGGCGCTCCAGTTCCGGGACCCGGATGAGAACAAGGCCGCTATCGGATCCCCCTTCATGCCGCCGGAATACAACCCGCGCGATTCGTCCTCCACGGAGGATTACCGTATCCGTTGGAACGGCCGCATCTTTGAACTGCTGCGCCCCGGCCAGCAGGGCACCGGCCTGCTCATGGTCTTTGATGCTTCTGACATCACAGATCCGGTCACCTTTGCTGAGGATTACAAACCTGGCAGTTTCTAA
- a CDS encoding ferredoxin family protein, with protein sequence MITHTARPLKVVLYEGKGAIALPAEARLKVMTALLDKGYAVARVTATGTQTSPPQDDHTLLLLGSFPERQAPALEDVTGRVKIEARDITDLDAESIVALVDKTRGEKPMNEPGKWKPWFPVIDYSRCTNCMQCLSFCLFDVYGVSEENKIQVQNNDNCKTNCPACSRVCPEVAIMFPKYQAGPINGDDVSAADHGREKMKVDISSLLGGDIYSALKDRSAAAKSRFSKERSPDKALDERKKCLTKLVNDGFIPMDVLASLPSPDEILRKSEVAKARAAAALAAQPGAGAAS encoded by the coding sequence ATGATCACCCACACTGCCCGTCCGCTAAAAGTCGTCCTGTATGAGGGAAAAGGTGCCATCGCTTTGCCCGCCGAGGCGAGGTTGAAGGTGATGACGGCGCTTTTGGACAAGGGCTATGCCGTGGCGCGGGTCACGGCCACGGGTACGCAGACCTCGCCTCCGCAGGATGACCATACGCTGCTGCTGCTGGGGTCTTTTCCTGAGCGCCAGGCTCCGGCGCTGGAGGATGTGACGGGGCGTGTGAAGATCGAGGCGCGGGACATCACGGATCTGGATGCGGAAAGCATCGTGGCGCTGGTGGACAAGACGCGCGGTGAAAAGCCGATGAACGAGCCGGGCAAATGGAAGCCATGGTTCCCGGTGATTGACTACTCCCGCTGCACCAACTGCATGCAGTGCCTGAGTTTCTGCCTCTTCGATGTTTATGGCGTGAGCGAGGAGAACAAGATCCAGGTGCAGAATAATGACAACTGCAAGACCAACTGCCCGGCCTGCTCCCGTGTGTGCCCGGAGGTGGCCATCATGTTTCCCAAGTATCAGGCCGGGCCGATCAATGGCGATGACGTGAGTGCTGCGGATCATGGCCGTGAAAAGATGAAAGTGGACATTTCCTCCCTCCTCGGCGGCGACATCTACTCAGCACTGAAGGACCGCAGTGCGGCCGCCAAGAGCCGGTTCAGTAAGGAGCGCAGTCCGGACAAGGCGCTGGATGAGCGAAAAAAATGCCTCACCAAACTGGTGAACGACGGCTTCATCCCTATGGATGTGCTGGCCTCCCTGCCCAGCCCGGATGAGATTCTGCGCAAATCCGAAGTGGCCAAAGCACGCGCTGCGGCGGCCTTGGCGGCGCAGCCAGGGGCAGGTGCTGCGTCATAA
- a CDS encoding glutathione peroxidase yields the protein MKVLSTLLALAACVTTATAATLYDVPLKDIDGKETTLKPYKGKVMLIVNVASKCGNTKQYKELQALHQEFEKEGLAVLGFPSNDFGGQEPGTNKQIKEFCSTKYNVSFPMFDKVVVKGESKHPLYQELSGKESPFPGDVKWNFGKFLVGRDGKIIARFEPKTKPDDIKVTTAIKEALAKK from the coding sequence ATGAAAGTTTTATCCACGCTTCTCGCTCTCGCCGCCTGTGTCACCACAGCCACCGCCGCCACCCTTTACGATGTCCCTCTCAAAGACATTGACGGCAAGGAAACCACACTCAAACCTTACAAAGGCAAGGTGATGCTCATCGTCAACGTCGCCTCCAAGTGCGGCAACACCAAGCAGTACAAAGAGCTCCAGGCCCTCCATCAGGAGTTTGAAAAAGAAGGCCTGGCCGTGCTCGGTTTTCCCAGCAACGACTTCGGCGGACAGGAACCCGGCACCAATAAGCAGATCAAAGAATTCTGCTCCACCAAGTACAATGTCAGCTTCCCCATGTTCGACAAAGTGGTGGTCAAAGGAGAGAGCAAGCACCCGCTTTACCAGGAGCTCAGCGGCAAAGAATCCCCCTTCCCTGGCGATGTGAAGTGGAACTTCGGCAAGTTCCTGGTGGGTCGCGATGGCAAAATCATCGCCCGCTTTGAGCCTAAAACCAAGCCTGACGACATCAAGGTGACCACGGCCATCAAAGAAGCACTGGCCAAGAAGTAA
- a CDS encoding type II secretion system protein, translating into MTTCLSTHVNRTWKKLWGGFSLVEMMACVSIIGIIAFMAIPSITRMRSDGERNLAITRAEALNLAQSTFIQVKGRTEAAALWNSANNEARYNMLRDYMSYAEPSLTQYLPSGYTLTFSPNITSMQKAALNGPSGKIAY; encoded by the coding sequence ATGACCACCTGCCTTTCAACTCATGTGAACCGCACCTGGAAAAAGCTCTGGGGCGGTTTTTCTTTGGTGGAGATGATGGCCTGCGTTTCCATCATCGGCATCATTGCCTTCATGGCCATTCCGTCCATTACCCGGATGAGGTCGGATGGTGAGCGCAATCTGGCCATCACCCGGGCTGAAGCCCTCAACCTCGCCCAGTCCACTTTCATTCAGGTCAAGGGCCGCACTGAGGCGGCCGCGCTCTGGAACAGCGCCAATAATGAAGCCCGCTATAACATGCTCCGGGACTACATGAGCTATGCCGAGCCCAGCCTGACCCAATACCTGCCTTCCGGTTACACGCTGACTTTTTCTCCCAATATCACCTCCATGCAGAAAGCTGCTTTAAACGGACCCTCCGGCAAAATCGCCTACTGA